The Luteolibacter arcticus genome segment CGACGATGCAGTGCGGCTTCACGATCTCGACCTCGGCACGGACGAAGGACAGGCAGGACGCCATTTCCTCCAGGGTCGGCTTGCGGTTGTTGGTCGTCTGGCCGGGCGTGGCGGGGCGGAATTTGACGATGTTGGAAATATAAGCCTGCTCGCGGGCCAGCCCCATCGCTTTCAGGATGTCGTTGAGCTTCTGACCGGCGGGGCCGACGAAGGGCTCGCGCTGGAGTTCCTCCTGGTAGCCGGGGGCCTCGCCAACAAGCATGAGGTCCGCCTCCGGACTGCCGGTGGAGAAGACCATGGTGGTGCGCAGCGTACCGAGCTTGCGGGCCGGAGCCCAGTTCTCCGCCTGAGCGGCGAGGGCGGCGATCTTTTCGGCAGCGCTCCCGGCGGCCGGCGCGGAAATCGCCGGGACGAAAGCGGCGACCGGCGGAGCGGCGGCAGAGACCGGGGAAGAGGAAGCAGGTTCTTCAGCGATGGCAGCGACTGGGGCGGACACTGAAGTGGCTCGCGCGGGTGCTTGTTTCGGCGCCCGGGCCCGCCGATGAAGTTCGCGGAGGAGTTCCTTGGCCTGATCGTCGAGGTGGATGTGCGTGACACCGCGAACTTCCTCGCTGCGGAGGAAGTCGAGCAGGGCATCGACCGGACGGCTCACGGGCAGGACGCTAGGCATCCGTCGGCGACGGTGCAATGCCGGTTTGGGTCCAGAAAATGGGACTGCCAAGACGCCAAGTTCGCCAAGTTTTCCGAGGCATTGAAAAGAAACCCGCGTCCCACGACTTGCCCTCGAGATGAGAGCAGCCTGACCTTCCTTGGCGCACTTGGCGTCTTGGCGGTTCCACTTTTCCGCCGGACGCGCGATTCCATTCCCCCGGCAGGCTTGTACTTGCCCCTCCCCCGCCGCTTCACCCATCGTGCGAGTGCGCAGACCGCGCTTCCCGACCATGTTCCGCCGCATTGCCAACCTGTTCAAAGGATTCCTCGGCCTCTTCATCGGGGGAATCGAGAAGAAGAACCCCGAAGCCTTGCTCGACGTGGAGAAGGAAAACCTCCGCAAGCAAATCAGCGAGTTCAACCAAGGTCTCGCCGCGCACGCGGGGCTGGTCGAGCGGCTGATGGGTCAGGTGAAAAAGCTCAACAACGAGGAGACAGAGCTGAAGGCCAAGACCAAGGCCCTCCTCCAGGCCGGCCAGCGCGACGCCGCCGCGGAAACGGCGCTGCGCTACCAGACCGTGGACAAGCAGCACGACGAGCTGAACGCCCAGATGGAGGCCGCCGAGACCCGCTACAAGGAACTGGTCCGCGCCCGCGACGTGGCCATCAAGGCCGCGCGCGACAAGATCGAGTCGCTACGGCGCGGCATTGACGACATGAAAGTCCAGAAAGCCATGGCCGAACTCAATGAAATGGCCGCCGGCATGGTCGGCTCACTCGGTGGCTCCGGCGATACGCTCAACCGTCTCGAAGAAATGGTCGAAGACGAACGCAGCAAGGCCGCCGGCCGCGCCCGCGTCGCCCGCGACAGCGTGGACATGAGCGGCACCGTCTTGAAAGAAGCCGAGCAAAAGGCGATCGCCAACATGGCCCTCGCCGACTTCGCCGCGGCAGAAGGAATCGAACTCGAGCCGAAGCAGGGCACCACCGAAGCCCCGCCAGCACAGGGCACCATGGGACCGGTGAGCCAATGAGCAACTTCTAGCGGCGGTCCACGAAAGCAGCCGCTATATTCTTAAATGAGTTCCGAGCTCCCATCCCGCTACCGCGCCGATCGCTGGTATTCGCCGCAGAACCTGTGGCGGAAGATTTCCCGCTACGCCGTGGTCGCTGGTCGTAAGACCGTGGTCAGCGCGATCACGCTCTACCACTGCCTGCGGGACAAGGACACCCCGCGCTGGGCGAAGGGAGTGATCGTGGGCGCACTCGGCTACTTGATCCTGCCGACGGACTTGGTGCCAGACATCATTCCCGGCGCTGGCTACGGCGACGATTGGGCGGCCCTGGTCGCCGCGCTCGGGACGGTCGCGGCGTATGTGAAGGATGAGCACAAGATCCGCGCGGCAGTGCAGACCGAGAAGATCTTCGGTCTGAAAGGGCATTAGAACAGGCCTCGGGCGAAAAATCCGACATCGCCCGGGAACACCCGGACGTCTGACAAAACTCCTGTTTTGCGAGGAGCGTTTGTTCCCTAAAATTGCTACGGAAACCCTGAGGCACGCCTGCGACCGGCTCCTCTGCCCTGCACTTCATGAAAAGACTGCTACCTGTCCTGCTTGCCCTCTTTTCCGGGCTGTCGGCCGAAGAGAAGCCAAACGTCCTGCTCATCTGCGTGGATGACCTTAAGCCTGCGCTCGGCTGCTATGGCGACAAGCTGGCGAGGACACCGAATCTGGACCGCTTGGCCGCACGGGGCATGCGCTTCGATCTCGCCTACTGCAATCAATCGGTCTGCGCGGCTTCGCGGAACAACCTGCTGCTCGGCTCTCGCTCGACCTCGCTTGGCATCTACGACCTCGGCACGAATTTCCGCAGAGCCGTGCCGGACGCGGTAA includes the following:
- a CDS encoding uracil-DNA glycosylase produces the protein MSRPVDALLDFLRSEEVRGVTHIHLDDQAKELLRELHRRARAPKQAPARATSVSAPVAAIAEEPASSSPVSAAAPPVAAFVPAISAPAAGSAAEKIAALAAQAENWAPARKLGTLRTTMVFSTGSPEADLMLVGEAPGYQEELQREPFVGPAGQKLNDILKAMGLAREQAYISNIVKFRPATPGQTTNNRKPTLEEMASCLSFVRAEVEIVKPHCIVALGGTAAEGLLGLTGSVSAMRGKWYEFNGIPVRVTYHPSYLLRSTSVRDKRAVWEDMMEAMEKLGMPVSDKQRSFFLPKA
- a CDS encoding PspA/IM30 family protein; the protein is MFRRIANLFKGFLGLFIGGIEKKNPEALLDVEKENLRKQISEFNQGLAAHAGLVERLMGQVKKLNNEETELKAKTKALLQAGQRDAAAETALRYQTVDKQHDELNAQMEAAETRYKELVRARDVAIKAARDKIESLRRGIDDMKVQKAMAELNEMAAGMVGSLGGSGDTLNRLEEMVEDERSKAAGRARVARDSVDMSGTVLKEAEQKAIANMALADFAAAEGIELEPKQGTTEAPPAQGTMGPVSQ
- a CDS encoding YkvA family protein yields the protein MSSELPSRYRADRWYSPQNLWRKISRYAVVAGRKTVVSAITLYHCLRDKDTPRWAKGVIVGALGYLILPTDLVPDIIPGAGYGDDWAALVAALGTVAAYVKDEHKIRAAVQTEKIFGLKGH